The following proteins come from a genomic window of Halalkalicoccus subterraneus:
- a CDS encoding Nif3-like dinuclear metal center hexameric protein → MRLTELCDRYDDRLRTDDFADIDASANGLQVGREGKVEHAAFAVDAAVETIDRAAEAGADVLCVHHGLVWGGLERVTGRTHDRIGALIENDLALYVSHLPLDSHPELGNAAGVADHLGVESTTPFGSLGGETIGLAGYAPSTFRVDDLVDRLSELDTSGRDVRALDFGPEELSEVAIVTGSGADWLGEAAEAGVDAFVTGEGKQQVYHEAREAGVTVVLAGHYATETSGVRSLRTLADEWGLETTWIDAPTGL, encoded by the coding sequence ATGCGACTGACCGAACTCTGTGATCGCTACGACGACCGGCTTCGAACCGATGACTTCGCCGATATCGATGCGAGCGCGAACGGGTTGCAGGTCGGCCGCGAAGGGAAAGTCGAACACGCCGCCTTCGCGGTCGATGCCGCCGTCGAGACGATCGACCGGGCTGCCGAGGCGGGCGCGGACGTCCTCTGTGTCCACCACGGACTCGTCTGGGGCGGGCTCGAACGGGTCACCGGACGGACGCACGATCGGATCGGCGCGCTGATCGAGAACGATCTGGCGCTGTACGTCTCACACCTCCCGCTCGACTCCCATCCCGAACTCGGGAACGCCGCCGGCGTCGCCGACCACCTCGGAGTAGAGAGCACTACTCCATTTGGTTCGCTCGGCGGCGAGACGATCGGACTGGCCGGATACGCCCCCTCGACGTTTCGTGTCGACGACCTCGTCGACCGACTCTCGGAGCTCGATACGAGTGGCCGGGACGTTCGGGCGCTCGACTTCGGCCCCGAGGAACTCTCCGAGGTGGCGATCGTCACCGGGAGCGGGGCCGACTGGCTCGGGGAGGCCGCAGAGGCGGGCGTGGACGCGTTCGTGACCGGCGAGGGGAAACAGCAGGTCTACCACGAAGCACGGGAGGCGGGCGTCACCGTCGTTCTCGCGGGTCACTACGCGACCGAGACGTCCGGGGTCCGCTCGCTTCGGACGCTTGCCGACGAGTGGGGCCTCGAAACGACGTGGATCGACGCGCCAACCGGCCTGTAG
- the speB gene encoding agmatinase, producing MFPGASAPREDAEYVVVGAPLDVSTSFQPGTRFGPDRIRTFAETFDDYDGRTDLHFSDLAVHDQGDIHTWNDVPDYIKHLSGVLRDVAWDDAVPLLLGGEHTVSAAGVRATDPDLFVTIDAHLDLREAYDGDEWSHACVTRRVLETAEEAIVVGARTGSEAEWERAAAGDVTVVPPEEVGGWLRAIADGERDPFSRKSTYLSVDIDGADPAFAPGTGTMEPFGLTSREMCGVVRAVAPHSIGCDVVEVNDRDDGQAAALGGKLLRAFVYERAAAQQDR from the coding sequence ATGTTTCCCGGCGCGTCGGCGCCACGCGAGGACGCCGAGTACGTGGTCGTCGGCGCGCCGCTCGACGTTTCGACCAGTTTCCAGCCCGGCACCCGTTTCGGCCCCGACCGGATCAGGACGTTCGCCGAGACGTTCGACGATTACGACGGGCGGACGGATCTGCATTTCTCGGACCTCGCCGTTCACGATCAGGGCGATATCCACACCTGGAACGACGTTCCGGACTACATCAAGCATCTCTCGGGCGTGCTTCGCGACGTCGCCTGGGACGACGCCGTCCCACTGCTTTTGGGGGGTGAACACACCGTTAGCGCCGCGGGCGTCCGGGCGACCGATCCCGACCTGTTCGTCACGATCGACGCCCACCTCGACCTGCGCGAGGCCTACGACGGCGACGAGTGGTCCCACGCCTGCGTGACCCGGCGCGTCCTCGAAACGGCCGAGGAGGCGATCGTCGTCGGCGCACGGACCGGTAGCGAGGCCGAGTGGGAGCGCGCCGCGGCCGGCGACGTGACCGTCGTCCCGCCCGAGGAGGTCGGCGGATGGCTCCGGGCGATAGCCGACGGGGAGCGCGATCCGTTTTCGAGGAAGTCGACATATCTGAGCGTCGACATCGACGGGGCCGACCCGGCGTTCGCACCCGGAACGGGCACGATGGAGCCGTTCGGCCTGACCTCCCGCGAGATGTGCGGGGTCGTGCGCGCGGTCGCTCCCCATAGTATCGGCTGTGACGTCGTCGAGGTCAACGACCGCGACGACGGGCAGGCCGCGGCGCTCGGCGGAAAACTGCTCAGGGCGTTCGTGTACGAGCGCGCGGCTGCCCAGCAGGATCGATAA
- a CDS encoding translation initiation factor IF-5A, giving the protein MVTQQKQVRDLQEGGYVMMDGAACKITHYSTAKPGKHGSAKARVEGKGVFDDKKRSFSQPVDAKIRVPIIERKQGQVISVESDSVAQVMDLDTYETITISTPSDADLSPEDSIEYLEMEGQRKII; this is encoded by the coding sequence ATGGTAACGCAGCAAAAGCAGGTCCGCGATCTGCAGGAGGGCGGCTACGTCATGATGGACGGCGCCGCATGCAAGATCACTCACTACAGCACTGCGAAACCCGGTAAACACGGTAGCGCGAAGGCCCGCGTCGAGGGCAAAGGCGTCTTCGACGACAAGAAGCGAAGCTTCTCCCAGCCCGTCGACGCCAAAATCAGAGTCCCGATAATCGAGCGAAAACAGGGCCAGGTCATCAGCGTCGAGAGCGATTCGGTCGCGCAGGTGATGGATCTGGACACCTACGAGACCATCACGATCAGCACCCCTTCGGACGCGGACCTCTCGCCCGAGGACAGCATCGAGTACCTCGAGATGGAAGGCCAGCGGAAGATCATCTGA
- a CDS encoding aminotransferase class I/II-fold pyridoxal phosphate-dependent enzyme, with translation MEIVPFGLERWFDEYEHDAEVMLAESGIRSLDADRFDTDPGELGYVIPTDGDPEFRAEVGERYGRSAEEVCFTCGTQEANYLVFRSLLDSGDHAVVVTPTYQALSAVPESICEVSTVSLSAPDWELDLDAVAEAIRPETRLLVLNNPNNPTGKYHSRDVVEALYDLAEENDAYLLCDEVYRLLCEEPLPPVASMGEQGISTASLTKAYGLAGLRFGWIAGPEEVIEGAVGWKDYTTISPSIFGQHVARQALGEQEESILTANRELAREHHDMVTEWITEHDLSWHDPVGVNGFVSVPEGFDSGKDFCRAVVEDESVVLAPGEFFGFEGYFRLGFGLETEALTEGLDRVGRVIEDHE, from the coding sequence ATGGAGATCGTCCCCTTCGGACTCGAACGCTGGTTCGACGAATACGAACACGACGCCGAGGTCATGCTCGCCGAGAGCGGGATCCGCAGTCTGGATGCGGACCGCTTCGACACCGATCCCGGCGAACTCGGCTACGTGATCCCTACGGACGGCGACCCCGAGTTCCGCGCGGAAGTCGGCGAGCGCTACGGCCGTTCGGCCGAGGAGGTCTGTTTTACGTGTGGCACACAGGAGGCGAACTACCTCGTCTTTCGGTCGCTGCTCGATTCCGGGGACCATGCGGTCGTCGTCACACCCACCTATCAGGCGCTTTCGGCGGTCCCCGAGTCGATCTGTGAGGTCTCGACGGTGAGCCTTTCTGCACCCGACTGGGAACTCGACCTCGATGCCGTCGCGGAGGCGATCCGCCCCGAGACCCGACTGCTCGTGTTGAACAACCCGAACAACCCCACGGGGAAGTACCACTCCCGAGACGTGGTTGAGGCGCTCTACGATTTGGCCGAAGAAAACGACGCCTACCTGCTGTGTGACGAGGTCTACCGACTGCTCTGTGAGGAGCCCCTTCCTCCCGTCGCGTCGATGGGGGAGCAGGGAATTAGCACCGCGAGCCTGACGAAGGCCTACGGGCTGGCGGGGCTTCGCTTCGGCTGGATCGCCGGGCCCGAGGAGGTGATCGAGGGCGCAGTGGGCTGGAAGGACTACACGACGATCTCGCCGTCCATTTTCGGTCAACACGTCGCCCGACAGGCGCTGGGCGAACAGGAAGAATCGATCCTCACGGCAAACCGCGAGTTGGCGCGCGAACACCACGACATGGTCACTGAATGGATCACAGAGCACGACCTGTCGTGGCACGACCCGGTCGGCGTCAACGGGTTCGTGAGCGTTCCCGAGGGGTTCGACTCCGGGAAGGACTTCTGTCGGGCGGTCGTCGAGGACGAAAGCGTCGTACTCGCGCCGGGGGAGTTCTTCGGATTCGAGGGGTATTTCCGACTCGGGTTCGGTCTCGAAACCGAGGCCCTAACCGAGGGTCTCGACCGGGTCGGGCGTGTGATCGAGGACCACGAGTAG
- a CDS encoding GNAT family N-acetyltransferase has protein sequence MSYEIETEPPTPAEFVSLRRAAGLNPHTEAAASRGLGNELFAVTIRDGERAVAMGRIVGDGATVYHVVDIAAHPDHQGEGLGRRLMEALLAYLDENAPETAYVNLIANVPEFYEQFGFEACAPELVGMDRQS, from the coding sequence ATGAGTTACGAGATCGAAACCGAACCGCCGACACCAGCGGAGTTCGTTTCCCTTCGCCGGGCCGCGGGACTGAACCCCCACACCGAGGCGGCCGCCAGCCGTGGATTGGGAAACGAACTGTTCGCGGTGACGATCCGCGACGGCGAGCGGGCAGTCGCGATGGGCCGGATCGTCGGCGACGGCGCGACCGTCTACCACGTCGTCGACATCGCCGCCCATCCCGATCACCAGGGCGAGGGCCTCGGCCGACGACTGATGGAGGCGCTGCTCGCGTATCTCGACGAGAACGCCCCCGAGACGGCCTACGTCAACCTCATCGCGAACGTTCCGGAGTTCTACGAACAGTTCGGGTTCGAGGCGTGTGCGCCCGAACTGGTCGGGATGGATCGGCAGAGTTGA